In one window of Methanobrevibacter millerae DNA:
- a CDS encoding Ig-like domain repeat protein, with translation MKKRFLIIFSLILILSISGACASDDFNQENYNGTDTLSISYSDIVLSENVGGDVLSASEESSNTSGVVITAPDVVKYYGGSERLSVLVESDGKPVSNQSVGITINGVTYNRVTNENGTASLALNLIAGDYPVKISYNDNYADCNVSILATLNGTDISKMYKNGTQYYATFRDSEGKYLASGSNVTFNINGVFYTRQVSGDKGLARLNINLIPGEYVLTAYNTENGERTSNVITVISRIVENSDLVKYYKNSSQYVVRVLGDNAKPVGAGETVKFNINGVYYDRVTNSSGHAKININLAPGDYIITAEHKDSIVSNSIKVNQILFANDLNKLYKTADAFKTTLLDGQGKPYANKNVTFNINGVYYDRTTDSNGVAKLNINLHPNKYIITSTFNGLSISNNIEVIPIEISISDIADGAYYLRCYYETHGVLPATLNAPVHTYTLAEFYYLMNKAIEQLGSSNRNNVAIIHGVQGVNSPDNTITSCLIKKDEFVNIAKDIASKISKNKQVPDSVSTSSGVVSYNDYAIIASKIMSFYHDYSYSLADYVTFVSNKVASNFNFGMNSNPFGLTGKNVYIDADGGSDEKKWELARAFAAAGWNVKVGKTHSNAHYEDYFNVPSNYVLITVYNGFCAGTIRELASSYIQNVLRSKNCVCVPVWDSIDWTNPNGMGPYRYGDFSGYSAKRAWDDNFSITDPSISNVAQYLAANNIKYCTYPTTEGIMYQFANGGFSTSMIR, from the coding sequence ATGAAAAAACGATTTTTAATTATTTTTTCTTTAATTTTAATCTTATCCATTTCTGGCGCTTGCGCCAGTGATGATTTTAATCAAGAAAACTATAATGGTACCGATACATTATCCATATCCTATTCGGATATTGTTTTATCGGAAAATGTAGGTGGTGATGTTTTATCAGCATCCGAAGAAAGTTCAAACACTTCCGGCGTTGTCATTACAGCGCCAGACGTCGTTAAATATTATGGGGGATCTGAAAGGTTAAGCGTCCTTGTCGAATCCGACGGAAAACCTGTTTCAAATCAAAGCGTAGGAATTACAATAAACGGCGTAACATATAACAGGGTTACTAATGAGAACGGTACTGCCTCTCTGGCATTGAATCTGATTGCAGGGGATTATCCTGTAAAGATATCCTATAATGATAATTATGCTGACTGTAATGTTTCCATTTTAGCTACTCTCAACGGAACTGATATTTCCAAAATGTATAAGAACGGAACTCAGTATTATGCCACATTCCGTGACAGCGAGGGCAAATATCTGGCTTCCGGAAGCAACGTCACCTTTAACATCAACGGCGTTTTCTATACCCGTCAGGTCAGTGGAGATAAGGGTCTTGCCAGGCTTAACATTAATCTGATACCTGGAGAATACGTTCTTACCGCATACAATACCGAAAACGGCGAGAGAACTTCAAATGTAATCACTGTCATTTCAAGAATCGTTGAAAACAGCGATTTGGTCAAGTATTATAAGAACAGTTCCCAGTATGTCGTTAGGGTATTGGGCGATAATGCAAAGCCTGTCGGTGCCGGTGAAACCGTAAAGTTCAACATTAATGGAGTTTACTATGATAGGGTTACAAACTCATCCGGGCATGCTAAAATCAATATCAATCTGGCTCCGGGAGATTACATAATCACTGCCGAGCATAAGGATTCAATTGTCTCCAACAGCATTAAAGTCAATCAGATTTTATTCGCCAATGATTTAAATAAGTTATATAAGACTGCCGATGCGTTCAAGACCACTCTGCTTGACGGTCAGGGAAAGCCATATGCCAATAAAAACGTGACTTTCAATATCAATGGAGTTTATTATGACAGAACAACTGACAGCAATGGTGTTGCAAAGCTTAACATTAATTTACATCCGAATAAATATATCATAACTTCAACTTTCAACGGACTGTCAATATCAAACAATATTGAAGTTATTCCTATTGAAATATCAATCAGCGATATTGCAGACGGTGCATATTACCTTAGATGTTATTATGAGACTCATGGGGTCTTGCCTGCAACGCTTAATGCTCCTGTTCATACATATACCTTGGCTGAATTTTATTATTTAATGAATAAGGCCATTGAACAGCTGGGAAGTTCCAATAGAAATAATGTAGCCATTATCCATGGCGTACAGGGTGTTAATTCACCGGACAATACAATCACATCATGCTTAATTAAAAAAGACGAGTTTGTAAACATTGCAAAAGACATCGCTTCAAAAATTTCCAAAAATAAGCAGGTTCCGGATAGTGTTTCCACAAGTTCCGGCGTAGTCAGCTACAATGACTATGCAATTATCGCTTCAAAAATCATGTCATTCTATCATGATTATAGCTATTCTTTAGCAGACTATGTGACTTTCGTTTCAAATAAGGTTGCATCCAACTTTAATTTTGGTATGAATAGTAATCCATTTGGTTTAACCGGCAAGAATGTCTATATTGATGCTGACGGAGGATCTGATGAGAAGAAATGGGAATTAGCCAGAGCTTTTGCTGCCGCAGGATGGAATGTAAAAGTAGGAAAAACGCACAGCAATGCCCATTATGAAGACTACTTCAATGTTCCAAGCAATTACGTGCTTATAACTGTCTATAACGGTTTCTGTGCCGGAACCATAAGGGAACTGGCTTCAAGCTATATTCAGAATGTATTGAGGTCTAAAAACTGTGTCTGTGTTCCTGTCTGGGACAGTATCGATTGGACAAATCCTAATGGAATGGGACCGTATCGTTACGGTGACTTCAGCGGATATTCCGCAAAAAGGGCATGGGACGATAACTTCAGCATAACTGATCCTTCAATTTCCAATGTTGCCCAGTATCTGGCAGCAAACAACATTAAATATTGTACTTACCCTACAACTGAAGGAATCATGTATCAGTTTGCAAATGGCGGTTTTTCAACTTCCATGATTAGATAA